One window of the bacterium genome contains the following:
- a CDS encoding tetratricopeptide repeat protein, whose product MRPVHWIERELSRHYKNLDLTRGADLDRNGTIEGSERTDLNGDGNVDSAEWQKFVGDNKAALQTLGGHFKTYYSAGSAFKPDNPIHDLLSIESELASPEEVNKAYEKVKEILDIARERLAGAKLKPEKILRLVYDSMKRIGIELKEQGINVGFINNISRSALDCDTSSFVTLAVAHELSWPVYLVSTPGHIFVRWDDDDEKRFNMDGGRTNADEYYLRKYNISQHAIDQGVHMKNLGYDSVLSIFYSNRGSAKDILGRHEESITDYNTAIELDPNNAAAYDNRGNAELDLKRYEEAIRDYDTAIELDPNDPEAYYNRGNAKLDFKIYEEAIDDYDTAIDLNPNYAKAYMNRGNAKGELGRYEEAIDDYDKAIKLDRHYAIAYHNRAIAEQRLGRDKEAIRDRERVLKLKSSPSCLCNAVGQAGNSSASDPSLLSLLLTVIFE is encoded by the coding sequence GAACTATCCCGACACTATAAAAACCTGGATCTAACCCGGGGTGCGGACCTCGATCGGAATGGAACGATCGAAGGCTCGGAGAGGACTGATCTCAACGGCGATGGCAACGTCGACTCGGCCGAGTGGCAGAAGTTCGTGGGCGACAACAAGGCAGCGCTCCAAACATTGGGCGGCCACTTCAAGACCTACTATTCCGCCGGCAGCGCCTTCAAACCGGACAACCCGATACACGATCTGCTCTCTATCGAATCTGAGCTCGCATCTCCGGAAGAGGTGAATAAGGCATACGAGAAGGTGAAAGAGATTCTCGACATCGCGAGGGAACGCCTTGCAGGTGCAAAACTCAAACCAGAAAAGATATTACGACTCGTCTATGATTCAATGAAACGGATCGGGATCGAATTAAAGGAACAGGGTATCAACGTCGGTTTTATCAACAACATAAGCAGGAGCGCCCTCGACTGCGACACTTCCTCTTTTGTGACGCTTGCAGTTGCCCATGAACTGAGCTGGCCGGTCTATTTGGTTTCGACTCCGGGTCACATCTTTGTCCGTTGGGATGATGATGATGAGAAAAGGTTCAACATGGACGGCGGCAGAACAAATGCCGATGAATACTACTTAAGAAAATACAATATTTCTCAGCACGCCATAGATCAGGGCGTCCACATGAAAAATCTGGGATACGACAGTGTTCTATCGATATTCTATTCTAATCGTGGAAGCGCAAAAGACATCCTAGGCCGACATGAGGAATCGATTACCGATTACAACACGGCCATAGAGCTCGACCCAAATAATGCCGCAGCTTATGACAATCGCGGAAACGCAGAACTTGACCTCAAGAGATATGAAGAGGCGATCAGGGATTACGACACAGCCATAGAGCTCGATCCAAATGATCCCGAAGCCTATTACAATCGCGGAAACGCAAAACTCGATTTCAAGATATATGAAGAGGCAATCGATGATTACGACACAGCCATAGATCTCAATCCAAATTATGCCAAGGCCTATATGAATCGCGGAAACGCAAAAGGCGAGCTCGGGAGATACGAGGAAGCGATCGATGATTATGACAAGGCCATAAAACTCGATCGACATTATGCCATCGCCTATCATAATCGCGCAATCGCAGAACAGAGACTCGGGAGAGACAAAGAGGCGATCAGAGATCGTGAGAGGGTTTTAAAACTCAAGTCTTCACCCTCCTGCCTCTGCAATGCAGTAGGCCAAGCCGGCAACAGCTCGGCTTCCGATCCATCGCTCCTCTCGCTCCTTTTGACGGTCATCTTCGAGTAA